In the Meiothermus sp. QL-1 genome, one interval contains:
- a CDS encoding DUF499 domain-containing protein, protein MEAHGRLAQAFKVFADAMKPFLLETLKHAHGKGWVEAYLASLSEGRRELVKEEMKRGRLAEETLDLNHFKDILLGQKQVLRERFGRNYNRAITWADEISEVRNEWAHQKDLAHEDVNRALDSMVRLLRLIGAEEAAQQMRRLMERELPNAPKGSLPPWWQLAEPDEAIRRGDFDENTFAAKLDDVVAGRAPVEYQYAENFFKKTYLTRELSAILKDVLRRLAGQGGEAVIQLRTPFGGGKTHTLIALYHLAKAYSEILDLMEIQKLLEEAGVGQMPRTRVVTLVGTELSAQGRKVEGLHIRTLWGELAYQLGDKAAYAQVQAADEALSPPGKKALSELLAAYSPVLILMDELLVYQVKAASVAVGNTTLQAQTFAFLQELSEVVGSLPNAVLVTTFPESHLEYYDHQEAPQVFARLEKIFGRVQAVRMPVQGEEIYEVLRRRLFERIDGEAAKQVVAAYMQTYEQYEKELPPEVRSGEYGRKMLKAFPFHPELVNVLYERWGTLQTFQKTRGVLRLLARLVETEYLSPSARPLIGLGEAALGDADLRATVTSVLGEANWESVLASDIIPPEGKAFLLDRELGGEYARYRLGQSLATAIFMYSHSGGAQQGATRPQLNLALTYPGGITPLLVGDALDNLKGRLYYLYANGSWIFKAQPNLNAVLADRMAQVKAEAVEDLLRKEVERVAGSGPFKVLVWPQSHREVPDGPGLKLVLLGPEAPHDNEEDLKRLYHVIQDNHVSGPRIYKNTTLYLAMARAPYLRAQEAARKLLALEDIQSDRGLVLSDDQKADLTRLLKEAREAVPVLVKSSYTGMLEPQDAKGAFRFFDLTAYVRTQPTLQAAVAEVLRAEDLLLSKLDPSYLVQGPWGLWPADEPYLSLKDLREHFLRLPHLPFLEKEEALKEAVVQGVRIHLFELGVRRDGGFAQVWDAQNPPRLEEVFFGEAYVLARPGVLPKPEADQTKETSPSRVPPVVDPAPTPSPALRPKVKQVRVVLDPIELNRLPALVDLAKALQDAGGQVRLRVEVRAENPSGLNEALLATSAREILDQHGLHYDWKEE, encoded by the coding sequence TGAGGTGCGTAATGAGTGGGCGCACCAAAAAGACCTTGCTCACGAAGACGTAAATCGCGCGCTCGACAGTATGGTCCGCCTCCTCCGGCTTATTGGAGCCGAAGAAGCAGCCCAGCAGATGCGTCGGCTAATGGAACGTGAGTTGCCCAATGCCCCCAAAGGCAGCCTGCCGCCCTGGTGGCAACTGGCTGAGCCCGACGAGGCCATACGGCGAGGCGATTTCGATGAGAACACCTTTGCCGCCAAACTCGACGACGTGGTGGCCGGGAGGGCTCCCGTTGAGTACCAGTATGCGGAGAATTTCTTCAAAAAGACCTACCTGACTCGGGAACTCAGCGCCATTCTGAAGGACGTTTTGCGGCGGCTTGCCGGACAGGGTGGGGAAGCTGTAATTCAGCTACGCACCCCCTTCGGAGGTGGCAAGACCCATACGCTGATAGCCCTGTACCACCTGGCCAAGGCCTACAGCGAGATTTTAGACCTGATGGAAATTCAGAAGCTGCTCGAGGAAGCCGGGGTCGGCCAGATGCCCCGGACTCGAGTAGTAACGCTGGTAGGCACCGAGCTTTCGGCCCAGGGGCGCAAGGTGGAGGGCCTCCACATCCGCACCTTGTGGGGCGAGCTGGCGTACCAGCTAGGCGACAAAGCGGCCTATGCCCAGGTACAGGCCGCCGACGAGGCGCTGAGCCCGCCGGGCAAAAAGGCCCTAAGCGAGTTGCTGGCAGCCTACAGCCCGGTGCTCATCCTGATGGACGAATTGCTGGTCTACCAGGTGAAGGCAGCCTCGGTGGCGGTGGGGAACACCACTCTGCAAGCCCAGACCTTTGCCTTCTTGCAAGAGCTAAGCGAGGTGGTGGGAAGTTTGCCCAACGCTGTACTGGTCACCACCTTCCCCGAGTCCCACCTCGAGTACTACGACCACCAGGAGGCTCCTCAGGTCTTTGCCCGCCTGGAGAAGATATTCGGGCGGGTGCAGGCCGTGCGGATGCCGGTGCAGGGCGAGGAAATCTATGAAGTGCTGCGGCGGCGTCTGTTCGAACGGATTGACGGAGAAGCAGCCAAGCAAGTGGTGGCCGCCTACATGCAAACCTACGAGCAGTACGAAAAAGAACTGCCTCCAGAAGTGCGCAGCGGCGAGTATGGGCGCAAGATGCTCAAAGCTTTTCCCTTTCACCCCGAACTGGTGAACGTTCTCTATGAGCGCTGGGGCACCCTGCAAACCTTCCAAAAGACCCGTGGGGTGCTGCGCCTCCTGGCCCGGCTGGTAGAAACCGAGTACCTAAGCCCTTCCGCCCGGCCCCTCATTGGCCTGGGAGAGGCGGCCTTGGGCGATGCCGACCTGCGGGCCACGGTGACAAGCGTGCTGGGCGAGGCCAACTGGGAGTCGGTGCTGGCCTCGGATATCATCCCTCCAGAAGGCAAAGCGTTCCTGCTCGACCGCGAGCTGGGCGGCGAATATGCGCGGTACCGTCTGGGCCAATCGCTGGCCACGGCAATTTTTATGTACTCCCACTCAGGTGGAGCCCAGCAGGGGGCCACCCGACCCCAGCTCAACCTGGCCCTGACCTACCCCGGCGGGATTACCCCGTTGCTGGTGGGGGATGCGCTCGACAACCTGAAGGGAAGGCTTTACTACCTCTATGCCAATGGAAGCTGGATTTTTAAAGCTCAGCCCAACCTGAACGCGGTGCTGGCCGATCGGATGGCCCAGGTCAAGGCCGAAGCGGTAGAGGATTTGCTGCGAAAAGAGGTCGAGAGGGTAGCCGGCAGCGGGCCCTTCAAGGTGTTGGTCTGGCCCCAGAGCCACCGGGAGGTACCCGATGGCCCCGGCCTCAAGCTCGTCCTGCTGGGCCCCGAGGCCCCTCACGATAATGAAGAAGACCTAAAACGCCTGTACCACGTTATCCAGGACAACCACGTCTCTGGGCCACGGATCTACAAGAACACCACGCTCTACCTGGCTATGGCCCGAGCCCCCTATCTGCGGGCCCAGGAGGCCGCCCGCAAGCTTCTGGCCCTGGAGGACATCCAGTCCGACCGGGGGCTGGTGCTCTCCGACGACCAGAAAGCCGACCTAACCCGCCTTTTGAAAGAGGCCCGCGAGGCCGTGCCGGTGCTGGTCAAGAGCAGCTATACGGGTATGCTCGAGCCCCAGGACGCCAAGGGGGCTTTCCGCTTCTTCGACCTGACCGCCTACGTCCGCACCCAGCCCACCCTTCAGGCCGCCGTGGCCGAGGTGCTGCGGGCCGAGGATCTGCTGCTCAGCAAACTTGACCCCAGCTACCTCGTCCAGGGCCCCTGGGGGCTTTGGCCCGCGGATGAACCCTACCTGAGCCTAAAAGACCTCAGAGAACATTTCCTGCGCCTGCCCCACCTGCCCTTTTTGGAGAAGGAGGAGGCCCTGAAAGAGGCCGTGGTGCAGGGGGTTCGCATCCATCTCTTTGAGCTTGGGGTAAGGCGGGATGGGGGGTTTGCCCAGGTCTGGGATGCGCAGAACCCCCCACGCCTGGAGGAGGTCTTCTTCGGCGAAGCTTATGTGCTGGCAAGGCCTGGGGTTTTGCCCAAACCCGAGGCTGACCAAACCAAAGAGACCTCGCCTTCTCGTGTTCCTCCGGTGGTGGACCCGGCTCCAACCCCCTCGCCCGCTCTCCGTCCCAAGGTAAAACAGGTGAGGGTTGTTCTGGACCCCATAGAGCTCAACCGGCTTCCTGCCCTGGTGGACCTGGCCAAAGCCCTCCAGGACGCTGGGGGCCAGGTGCGGCTGCGGGTGGAGGTTCGGGCAGAGAACCCCAGCGGCCTGAACGAAGCCCTTCTCGCCACCTCTGCACGGGAAATCCTGGACCAGCATGGGCTTCACTATGACTGGAAGGAGGAGTAG
- a CDS encoding helicase-related protein yields the protein MDWQALLDQVVEASFWPEPVRVLRIEPVGGRFRLVAQGLQSHRAFHLLLDGEKVAQLLEGLEAKAPPFAGDGELLALGVEARRIQLGYLFDPFFAVSASRIDPLPHQLEAVYGVLLKKPRVRFLLADDPGAGKTIMAGLLLKELKYRGVVSRTLIVVPANLTDQWRRELKEKFGETFEVMNREGVEALYGENPWLRRNQVITSLDFAKREDNLRLLEQAHWDLVVVDEAHKLSATRYGLEVKKSQRYRLGEVLSRRSTHMLFLTATPHQGDEEKFRLLLDLLEPQLFANTALLQEAAQRGENPILLRRLKEDMTDFEGKPLFPPRYVHTLAFRLSPSEEMLYQEVSDYVARHFRRAWDQGRRNVGLAMAVLQRRLASSTYAIAQSLENRRKRLAALREQVLRLQEGSQAELSEEDLEELPEAERWKLEDELAERLTLARNLPELEEELAQLEALAKKARTLARLEDDRKLQKLLEVLGSLQGEKLLVFTEHKATLEFLVGVLRKRGYAVTSMDGSMSLEERVQREREFRHGAQVMVATEAAGEGINLQFCAVMVNYDLPWNPTRLEQRMGRVHRYGQRYDVHVYNLVAENTREGKVLQVVLDKLETMRAQMGSDRVYDVVGELLADVNLEDLILAHLAGRKTLEEIRAMVEARLSPERLEFIRRITLEALAKRELDLSRLRQEKARSEEHRLQPEYIQRFFVRALDRLGGSVQRRSDGLFRVSVPYGLLRKQPGVLVREYPRVTFDPRARLEAELIAPGHPLFDQVLEEVLAQSAPVLRQGAAFLYDGERDGVLGYLELAVVDGLGQTVARRLFALLMDMEGVWQVPPELLVDAEPTIPPQNPLPSPREVEGRLLEWAYQHLVDDFFQSVLAEREQEVEIRRKYAQKSLQFLIAESAKKLTEYKLKGGEAMRLAIQQEERRLRELEERQRALEEELKKARSLNPEPAQVAALAYLYPRSLGLPDEEDPEVRRRVEEAAMQVAMAYERMEGRDPVDVSRENLGYDLRSGGRFIEVKGRAGVGPVVLTPNEWIAARRLGDRYWLYIVTGALTNPRLHLIQDPAARLTPGEEVQVVRYVVDPEEWQRHAEVVE from the coding sequence GTGGATTGGCAGGCCCTTTTGGACCAGGTGGTGGAGGCCTCATTCTGGCCCGAGCCGGTGCGGGTGTTGCGAATTGAGCCTGTGGGTGGTCGCTTCCGCCTGGTGGCCCAGGGGCTACAAAGCCATAGGGCCTTTCACCTTCTCTTGGATGGGGAGAAGGTGGCCCAGCTTCTTGAGGGCCTCGAGGCCAAGGCACCACCCTTTGCCGGGGACGGGGAGCTCCTGGCTTTGGGGGTGGAAGCCCGGCGCATCCAGCTCGGCTACCTCTTTGATCCCTTTTTTGCCGTTTCGGCCAGCCGCATAGACCCCTTGCCCCATCAGCTCGAGGCCGTGTATGGGGTCCTCCTCAAAAAGCCCCGGGTGCGCTTCCTCCTGGCCGACGACCCTGGGGCGGGTAAAACCATCATGGCCGGGCTTCTCCTGAAGGAGCTTAAGTATCGTGGGGTGGTTTCCCGAACCCTCATCGTGGTGCCGGCCAACCTCACCGACCAGTGGCGCCGGGAGCTCAAGGAGAAGTTCGGGGAAACCTTTGAGGTGATGAACCGCGAGGGGGTGGAGGCCCTGTACGGGGAAAACCCCTGGCTCAGGCGCAACCAGGTCATCACCAGCCTGGATTTTGCCAAGCGAGAAGATAACCTCCGCCTTCTGGAACAGGCCCACTGGGACCTGGTGGTGGTGGACGAGGCCCACAAGCTTTCGGCCACCCGGTATGGCCTAGAGGTGAAGAAGTCCCAGCGTTATCGCCTGGGCGAGGTCCTTTCCCGCCGGAGCACCCACATGCTCTTCCTCACCGCTACCCCCCACCAGGGGGACGAGGAGAAGTTCCGGCTCCTTCTGGACCTTCTGGAACCCCAGCTTTTCGCCAACACGGCCCTTCTGCAGGAGGCTGCCCAAAGGGGGGAGAACCCCATCCTGCTCCGCCGCCTCAAGGAGGACATGACCGATTTTGAGGGCAAGCCCCTTTTCCCGCCCCGCTACGTGCACACTTTGGCCTTCCGGCTCTCCCCCAGCGAGGAGATGCTCTATCAGGAGGTGAGCGATTACGTGGCGCGCCACTTCCGGCGGGCTTGGGACCAGGGGCGGCGCAACGTGGGCCTGGCCATGGCGGTATTACAGCGGCGGCTGGCCAGCAGCACTTACGCCATTGCCCAAAGTCTGGAGAACCGCCGGAAGCGGCTGGCTGCTTTGCGGGAGCAGGTGCTTAGGTTGCAGGAAGGCTCCCAGGCCGAACTGAGCGAGGAGGACCTGGAGGAGCTGCCTGAGGCGGAGCGCTGGAAGCTAGAGGATGAGCTGGCCGAGCGCCTTACCCTGGCCCGGAACCTGCCTGAGCTGGAGGAGGAACTGGCCCAGCTCGAGGCCCTGGCCAAGAAAGCCCGTACCCTGGCCCGGTTGGAGGACGACCGTAAGTTGCAAAAGCTTCTAGAGGTGTTGGGTAGCCTCCAGGGGGAAAAGCTCCTCGTTTTCACCGAACACAAGGCCACGCTGGAGTTTTTGGTGGGGGTCTTGAGGAAGCGGGGTTACGCCGTGACCTCCATGGACGGCTCCATGAGCCTGGAGGAGCGGGTCCAGCGGGAGCGGGAGTTCCGCCATGGGGCCCAGGTGATGGTGGCTACCGAGGCTGCGGGCGAGGGCATCAACCTCCAGTTTTGTGCGGTGATGGTCAACTACGACCTGCCCTGGAACCCCACCCGCTTGGAGCAACGCATGGGCCGGGTGCACCGCTATGGCCAGCGCTACGATGTGCACGTCTACAACCTGGTGGCGGAGAACACCCGCGAGGGCAAGGTACTCCAGGTGGTGCTGGACAAGCTGGAGACCATGCGGGCCCAGATGGGTTCAGACCGGGTCTACGACGTGGTGGGGGAACTTCTGGCGGACGTGAACCTGGAGGACCTGATTCTAGCCCACCTGGCCGGCCGCAAAACCCTGGAGGAGATCCGGGCCATGGTGGAGGCCCGGCTTTCCCCCGAGCGGCTGGAGTTCATCCGTAGGATTACCTTGGAGGCCCTGGCCAAGCGGGAGCTGGACCTTTCCCGCCTTCGCCAGGAAAAAGCCCGTTCTGAGGAGCATCGTCTGCAGCCCGAGTACATCCAGCGTTTCTTTGTTCGGGCCCTAGACCGCCTGGGAGGGAGTGTCCAGCGGCGGAGCGATGGCTTATTCCGGGTGAGCGTACCCTACGGGCTTTTGCGCAAGCAGCCTGGGGTATTGGTCCGGGAGTACCCCCGGGTTACCTTTGACCCCAGGGCCCGCCTCGAGGCCGAACTCATCGCCCCAGGCCATCCCCTCTTTGACCAGGTGCTGGAGGAAGTCCTGGCCCAGTCGGCCCCTGTTTTACGCCAGGGGGCCGCTTTCCTCTATGACGGTGAGCGGGATGGGGTGCTGGGCTACTTAGAGCTGGCGGTGGTGGATGGACTGGGCCAGACGGTGGCCCGGCGCCTCTTCGCTCTCCTCATGGATATGGAAGGGGTCTGGCAGGTGCCTCCGGAGCTTTTGGTGGATGCCGAGCCCACCATACCTCCCCAAAATCCTCTGCCTTCCCCCAGGGAGGTAGAAGGGAGGCTTCTTGAATGGGCCTACCAGCATCTTGTGGACGATTTTTTCCAGAGTGTGCTGGCCGAGCGGGAGCAGGAGGTGGAGATCCGGCGCAAGTATGCCCAAAAGAGCCTACAGTTTCTCATCGCTGAATCCGCCAAAAAGCTCACGGAGTACAAGCTGAAAGGGGGTGAGGCCATGCGCCTTGCCATTCAGCAGGAGGAGCGCCGCCTGAGGGAGCTGGAGGAGCGGCAAAGAGCCCTGGAAGAAGAGCTGAAAAAAGCCCGGTCCCTGAACCCCGAACCTGCTCAGGTGGCGGCCCTGGCCTACCTGTATCCCCGTTCTCTGGGTTTGCCCGATGAAGAAGACCCCGAAGTGCGCCGGCGGGTGGAGGAAGCGGCTATGCAGGTGGCCATGGCCTACGAACGTATGGAGGGGCGGGACCCGGTGGATGTGAGCCGGGAGAACCTGGGCTATGACCTCCGGTCTGGAGGGCGCTTTATAGAGGTCAAAGGCCGGGCTGGGGTGGGGCCCGTGGTGCTTACCCCCAACGAGTGGATTGCTGCCCGGCGGCTTGGGGACCGGTACTGGCTTTACATCGTGACGGGGGCCCTCACTAACCCGCGCCTCCATCTGATTCAAGACCCGGCGGCCAGGCTCACGCCGGGGGAGGAAGTACAGGTGGTGCGGTATGTGGTAGACCCAGAGGAGTGGCAGCGCCATGCGGAGGTTGTGGAGTAA
- a CDS encoding DUF1156 domain-containing protein produces the protein MNPKRRLIEHRLPLKEISEASAREKSIRHGHISTLHIWWARRPLAASRAAVFATLVPDTDANYELVKKIVPWEAVKDGNNPDILEARRRVLEANGGQPPRVLDPFAGGGAIPLEALRLGCETYALDLNPVAYLILKATLEYPQKYGQPGSRPVPEYIRAKDAKENKGRQALDFGVGEWASSYQQNPLATEVRYWGEWVLERARAELAEFYPQDPDGKTPVAYLWARTVTCTNPACRAEVPLVRQWWLAKKDKKRIALKPLVDERARAISFAVVEVGKGEDWPEKGTIERGNATCLVCGSAIPSSETQVQAKERRWKERLLAVILGSQDENGKTYRPATSDDEAFFEKARLKLDELKHGENLFGELPLIPDEPIPYEPRAFTPCIYGFEQWGQLFNPRQALALVTFAKWVREAHAEMLRRGMEEEWARGVATYLALTVDKIADYNSTLCRWANHGEYIGNTFTRQALPMVWDYAETVPIADTSGNWEGALDWNIRVVEQCSLTAHQGSIVYRATATQLPFPDGFFDAIITDPPYYDAVPYADLSDFFYVWLKRTVGHLYPEHFRTPLTPKSQEAVQNPVRHGGDNQKAKQFFEDMMRQAFQEMHRVLKPEGEATIVFAHKSTEAWETLISALIQAGFRVEASWPLHTEMQTRLRARESAALASSTFLNCTKRTAQGGGASVGFFTNVRREMQEAIRPQLLEFWEAGIRGADFFMSAIGPGLEAYSRYDVVKRADGRQVGVGEFLDEVRRIVLEFALEQVLGAKAMGGVDGPTQFALLALWAYGTELPSDEARKLAQSVGVELAELGSLVQQKGEKTQVRLSAERAKDKRLGQADEQGRVFMIDALHRTLLLRREGKQAIADYLGKVGYLENEVFWQVAQALAEVLEGTEEGRGLKELLAVRQGLPRAAASRLF, from the coding sequence ATGAACCCTAAACGCCGCCTAATAGAACACCGCTTACCCCTCAAAGAAATCTCCGAGGCCTCGGCCCGCGAGAAGTCCATCCGCCACGGCCATATCTCCACCCTGCACATCTGGTGGGCCAGGCGCCCCCTGGCCGCCAGTCGGGCTGCGGTGTTTGCCACCCTGGTGCCCGACACCGACGCCAACTACGAGCTGGTCAAGAAAATCGTCCCCTGGGAAGCGGTTAAAGACGGCAACAACCCGGACATTCTGGAAGCCCGTCGTAGAGTTCTGGAGGCGAATGGCGGTCAGCCTCCCAGAGTGCTGGACCCCTTTGCCGGGGGTGGGGCTATTCCCCTCGAGGCCCTACGCCTGGGTTGCGAGACCTACGCCCTGGACCTGAACCCCGTGGCCTACCTGATTTTGAAGGCCACCCTCGAGTACCCCCAGAAGTACGGCCAGCCGGGTAGCCGTCCGGTGCCCGAGTACATCCGGGCCAAGGATGCCAAGGAGAACAAGGGCCGCCAGGCGCTTGATTTTGGTGTAGGGGAGTGGGCGAGCAGCTACCAGCAGAACCCCCTGGCCACCGAGGTGCGCTACTGGGGCGAGTGGGTGCTGGAGCGGGCCAGGGCCGAGCTCGCCGAGTTTTACCCCCAAGACCCTGACGGCAAGACCCCCGTGGCCTACCTCTGGGCCCGCACCGTCACCTGCACCAACCCTGCCTGCCGCGCCGAGGTGCCCCTGGTGCGCCAGTGGTGGCTGGCTAAAAAGGACAAAAAGCGCATTGCCCTGAAGCCCCTGGTGGACGAACGTGCCAGGGCCATCTCCTTTGCGGTGGTAGAGGTAGGCAAGGGCGAGGACTGGCCCGAGAAGGGCACCATTGAGCGGGGGAATGCCACGTGTTTGGTTTGTGGTTCGGCAATTCCTTCATCCGAGACCCAAGTTCAAGCTAAAGAAAGAAGGTGGAAAGAGCGACTTTTGGCAGTCATTCTGGGTAGCCAGGATGAAAACGGTAAGACTTACCGACCAGCTACATCAGATGATGAGGCTTTTTTTGAAAAAGCCAGGTTGAAGCTGGATGAGCTCAAGCATGGGGAGAATCTATTTGGCGAGCTTCCTTTGATTCCCGATGAGCCCATTCCTTACGAGCCTCGAGCTTTCACACCTTGTATCTATGGTTTTGAGCAATGGGGCCAGCTCTTCAACCCCCGCCAGGCCCTGGCCCTGGTCACCTTCGCCAAGTGGGTGCGCGAGGCCCACGCCGAGATGTTGCGCCGGGGGATGGAGGAGGAGTGGGCTCGAGGGGTGGCGACGTATTTGGCACTAACAGTTGATAAAATCGCAGACTACAACTCAACTCTTTGTCGTTGGGCAAACCATGGCGAATACATTGGTAATACTTTCACACGCCAGGCACTCCCCATGGTATGGGATTACGCCGAAACCGTTCCGATAGCTGATACATCTGGTAATTGGGAAGGTGCGTTGGACTGGAACATCAGGGTTGTTGAGCAATGTTCGCTAACTGCTCACCAAGGCAGCATTGTCTACCGTGCTACCGCCACCCAGCTTCCCTTCCCAGACGGCTTCTTTGACGCCATCATCACCGACCCGCCCTACTACGACGCCGTACCGTATGCCGACCTTTCGGATTTCTTCTACGTCTGGCTCAAGCGCACGGTGGGCCACCTCTACCCCGAGCACTTCCGCACCCCCCTTACCCCCAAAAGCCAGGAGGCGGTGCAGAACCCGGTGCGCCACGGGGGCGACAACCAGAAGGCCAAGCAGTTTTTTGAGGACATGATGCGCCAGGCCTTCCAGGAGATGCACCGGGTGCTCAAGCCTGAGGGCGAGGCCACCATCGTATTTGCCCACAAGAGCACCGAGGCCTGGGAGACCCTCATCAGCGCCCTCATCCAGGCGGGGTTCCGGGTGGAGGCTTCGTGGCCGCTCCATACCGAGATGCAAACCCGCCTGCGGGCTCGGGAATCGGCGGCCCTGGCCTCTTCCACCTTCCTCAACTGCACCAAGCGCACGGCCCAGGGAGGGGGGGCTTCGGTGGGCTTTTTTACCAACGTGCGCCGCGAGATGCAGGAGGCCATCCGTCCGCAGCTTTTGGAGTTCTGGGAGGCCGGCATTCGTGGGGCCGACTTCTTCATGTCCGCCATTGGGCCGGGACTGGAGGCCTACAGCCGCTACGACGTGGTCAAGCGGGCCGATGGGCGCCAGGTGGGGGTAGGGGAGTTCCTGGACGAGGTACGCCGCATTGTGCTGGAGTTCGCCCTGGAGCAGGTTTTGGGCGCAAAGGCCATGGGTGGGGTGGACGGGCCCACCCAGTTTGCCCTCCTGGCCCTCTGGGCCTACGGCACCGAGCTCCCCTCCGACGAGGCCCGCAAGCTGGCCCAGAGCGTGGGGGTGGAGCTTGCCGAGCTGGGTAGTCTGGTGCAGCAGAAGGGGGAGAAGACCCAAGTGCGCCTTTCCGCTGAGCGGGCCAAGGACAAGCGCCTGGGTCAGGCAGACGAACAGGGCCGGGTGTTCATGATAGATGCCCTCCACCGCACCCTCCTCCTTCGCCGCGAGGGCAAGCAGGCCATTGCCGACTATTTGGGGAAGGTGGGCTACCTGGAAAACGAAGTCTTCTGGCAGGTGGCCCAGGCCCTGGCAGAGGTTCTGGAGGGTACGGAGGAAGGCCGGGGCCTCAAGGAGCTTCTGGCGGTGCGCCAGGGGCTGCCCAGGGCTGCCGCCTCGAGGCTGTTCTAG
- a CDS encoding glycogen debranching N-terminal domain-containing protein, with the protein MLPLKEDDTYAVFSDQGQVEGEEQGFYRHDTRYLSRYAWGFPGFRLLLSQSPRPDRLVQHWGLWAGPDQVVGLRRELVMVRGGFQDQLWLENTSLSAQRVELSLEVGADFADLFEVKGGPRMERSVEGLRYTAQDGLELAIHLRFDPQPSAASPSYRWCIGLAPKEQAHLVVQARLESPFEPHTPPLPSYEDWRARFPLRVEGPGQRVLEQAIADLRALLLSLPEGLYPAAGIPWYVSPFGRDALLTAYMVQPWAPEVAQGVLAFLARHQGRVVDPFLDETPGKILHEARLGELSRTGKVPFARYYGTVDATPLFVILLHRYWKDSSDLELVQRLKPHWEAALRWMVEYADPDQDGFLEYAPNPYKGHRVQSWKDSFDSQSHRDGSLAEGAIAVCEVQGYAYRAYLDAAELYRALGQPEQARPWEERAAALREAFHQSFWLPERRTYAAGLDGAKQPMAILTSNPGHLLWSGIVPGEVAPILVQTLLSPELYSGWGVRTLGASEVRYNPLSYHNGSVWPHDNALLIGGLVRYGFYEEALGLMEGLFQLALSQPDARLPELVGGYSRQAGEPPVPYPAACRPQAWDAAAVVYMLRLLQEMGRSAKSLQIPG; encoded by the coding sequence ACCCGCTACCTCTCGCGCTATGCCTGGGGTTTTCCCGGCTTCCGCCTGTTGCTTTCGCAAAGCCCCAGGCCCGACCGGCTGGTGCAGCACTGGGGGCTTTGGGCGGGCCCCGACCAGGTGGTGGGGCTGCGGCGGGAGCTGGTCATGGTTCGAGGAGGATTCCAAGACCAGCTTTGGCTGGAGAACACCTCCCTTTCGGCCCAGCGGGTGGAGCTCAGCCTCGAGGTCGGGGCCGACTTTGCCGACCTTTTTGAGGTCAAGGGCGGGCCCAGGATGGAGCGGAGCGTGGAAGGGCTCAGGTATACCGCCCAGGACGGCTTAGAGCTGGCCATCCACCTTCGCTTCGACCCCCAGCCTTCCGCGGCCTCGCCCAGCTACCGCTGGTGCATCGGGCTGGCCCCCAAGGAGCAGGCCCACCTGGTGGTTCAGGCTCGCCTCGAGAGCCCCTTCGAGCCCCATACCCCGCCCCTGCCCAGCTACGAGGACTGGCGGGCCCGCTTTCCTTTGCGGGTAGAGGGGCCGGGCCAGCGGGTTCTGGAGCAGGCCATTGCCGACCTTCGGGCCCTGCTGCTCTCGCTGCCCGAGGGGCTTTACCCGGCAGCGGGCATACCCTGGTATGTTTCCCCCTTTGGCCGCGATGCCCTGCTCACGGCCTACATGGTGCAGCCCTGGGCCCCCGAGGTTGCGCAGGGGGTGCTGGCCTTTCTGGCCAGGCATCAGGGCCGGGTGGTGGACCCCTTTTTGGACGAGACCCCGGGCAAAATCCTCCATGAGGCGCGTCTGGGCGAGCTTTCGCGCACGGGTAAGGTGCCCTTCGCCCGCTACTACGGCACCGTGGATGCCACCCCGCTTTTCGTTATCTTGCTGCACCGCTACTGGAAGGACTCGAGCGACCTGGAGCTGGTGCAGCGCCTGAAGCCCCACTGGGAAGCCGCCCTCAGATGGATGGTGGAGTACGCCGACCCCGACCAAGATGGCTTCCTGGAGTACGCCCCCAACCCCTACAAGGGGCACCGGGTGCAGTCCTGGAAGGATTCCTTCGACTCCCAAAGCCACCGGGACGGCTCGCTGGCCGAGGGGGCCATTGCGGTCTGCGAGGTGCAGGGCTACGCCTACCGCGCTTACCTGGATGCTGCCGAACTATACCGCGCTTTAGGCCAGCCGGAGCAGGCCAGGCCCTGGGAGGAGCGGGCCGCGGCCCTTCGCGAGGCCTTCCACCAGAGCTTTTGGCTGCCCGAGCGCAGAACCTACGCCGCCGGGCTGGACGGGGCCAAGCAGCCCATGGCCATCCTCACCTCGAACCCGGGCCACCTGCTTTGGAGCGGGATAGTGCCCGGGGAGGTGGCGCCAATTTTGGTGCAGACCCTTCTCTCGCCCGAGCTCTACAGCGGCTGGGGGGTGCGCACCTTGGGGGCCAGCGAGGTGCGCTACAACCCGCTTTCCTACCACAACGGCTCGGTCTGGCCGCATGACAATGCCCTTCTTATCGGGGGGCTGGTGCGCTACGGCTTTTACGAGGAGGCCCTGGGGCTCATGGAGGGCCTTTTCCAACTGGCCCTGAGCCAGCCCGATGCCCGCCTGCCGGAGCTGGTGGGGGGGTATTCGCGGCAGGCAGGCGAGCCCCCCGTGCCCTACCCGGCGGCCTGCCGGCCGCAGGCCTGGGATGCTGCGGCGGTGGTGTACATGCTCAGGCTTCTGCAGGAGATGGGCCGCTCGGCAAAGAGCCTTCAGATTCCCGGCTAG